The Argentina anserina chromosome 3, drPotAnse1.1, whole genome shotgun sequence genome includes a region encoding these proteins:
- the LOC126788628 gene encoding uncharacterized protein LOC126788628: MPLFHLRLSAPQSTLDHVPLFGYAVEAAHFSQNTEHLNYPLCVLRNCSPLFASISSSPQLQHVGDMRISVGMDEKCDIANLSHSIVSRKSREQQNVRKEVQLSGQSNSTVCFNNVDYKERERRKKIGLANKGKVPWNKGRKHSAETCERIKQQTIEALKDPKVRKKMSQRPRSHSVESKAKMSYSLRRLWGQRLKWKRSRENIFLSWVESIAEAAKTGGIEQEELSWDSYENIREELYLQQLQQAAKKKKAAAEKKKAKERAKMRAKEAAARAKKIEKVRLAVERKANEELTSLKGLKAKQRSTKIDIKTSTNDLVASRKDIVTSQFNISALEKLDVELIKKEKLRAEVSFADQIRAAKNRKMEQAMAAPSTVVVNKKPAMHTLLQSHE, from the exons ATGCCGCTCTTTCACCT GAGACTGTCTGCTCCACAATCAACCCTTGATCATGTTCCGCTGTTTGGTTATGCGGTGGAAGCCGCTCATTTTTCACAGAACACAGAGCATTTGAATTATCCTTTATGTGTTCTGAGGAATTGCTCCCCGTTGTTTGCCTCTATCAGTTCTTCGCCGCAACTCCAGCACGTTGGAGACATGCGAATCAGTGTTGGCATGGATGAGAAATGTGATATTGCCAACCTCAGCCATTCAATAGTTAGCAGAAAGTCACGAGAGCAACAAAATGTAAGAAAGGAGGTTCAATTAAGTGGTCAGAGCAACTCTACAGTATGTTTTAACAACGTAGATTATAAGGAAAGAGAAAGACGAAAGAAGATAGGACTAGCCAACAAAGGAAAAGTGCCATGGAACAAAGGCAGGAAACATAGTGCAG AGACTTGTGAGCGCATCAAGCAACAAACAATAGAAGCCTTAAAAGACCCCAAG GTTAGAAAGAAGATGTCCCAGCGCCCGCGTTCTCATAG TGTGGAGTCCAAGGCAAAAATGAGTTATTCACTTAGACGTCTTTGGGGACAGCGTTTAAAATGGAAACGGTCAAGAGAGAATATATTTCTGTCATGGGTAGAAAGCATAGCAGAGGCGGCTAAGACCGGTGGGATCGAGCAAGAAGAGCTTAGTTGGGATAGCTATGAGAATATACGGGAAGAATTATATCTCCAACAGCTTCAGCAGGctgccaaaaagaaaaaggctgCTGCCGAAAAGAAAAAGGCAAAGGAAAGGGCAAAGATGAGAGCAAAAGAAGCTGCAGCACGAGCTAAAAAGATAGAGAAGGTGCGACTTGCTGTTGAGAGGAAAGCAAATGAAGAGTTAACATCTCTAAAAGGGCTGAAAGCTAAGCAGAGATCAACAAAG ATTGACATCAAGACGTCCACAAATGATCTGGTTGCTAGTCGAAAGGACATAGTTACATCGCAATTCAATATCTCTGCTTTAGAGAAATTGGATGTAGAGcttataaagaaagaaaaattgcGTGCAGAAGTTTCTTTCGCAGACCAGATAAGAGCtgccaaaaacagaaaaatggAACAAGCTATGGCAGCTCCATCTACAGTGGTAGTAAACAAGAAACCAGCAATGCATACACTTCTGCAGTCTCATGAGTAG